The genomic stretch AAGGCCTACACAAAATTGGTTCTGTATTCCGTAGGAGTCAGAAAAAGTATGAAAGATCAAGTTCAATTGCGGAGGACATTCAATCTCCACATGATAACATTAGGTCAGTAAATGCTTCTAAAGGGGTCGGTGTGAAGTTTGTTATGGATGATGATATTGCTGGCTTTCCGACTGGTAAGATTCAGGTAGAAGGTGGATCGACAGAAGGGAGTGCTTGCGGTCCTGAAAGCCCGGCAAAGAGAGATGTCaaggacatggcaaagaatgcTTTCAAACATGCAGAAAAATCGGCTCGTAGCTTAAAACACGTTCTTTCTGGTAAAACAAGGAAGTCTAAAGGTGATTCAGTGGCAACCCTTcaagaaagagaaaatgaatCTGACTCTTCTGATGATGAATTTCTTTCGCCACCAATAGATGTAATAAGAACTCCAGTTTATTCCCAGGCCATTGCTCCACAAAGTGGTTCCCCCAAATCCAATTTGACTGAGGTGTATAGTGTTCCATCCAACACCAAGCCCGAAAAGGCACGCTCCCCTGAAAGGTCTAATGAAGAAGAATGGGTCAAGTCTGGTGAAAATGAGGAAATTGTGGCAGATAAAAGGGTTGTTAGCAGTGTTGCTGAAGTGAAGAATGTTTAATCAAGTAAATGGTCGCATTCTATACGCAGCACACAAATATCAAACACGACACCGACAAAGACACATTTTTATACTGTACAGTTTTTGAagttgatatttttgtttttgtatgtTATGTTATACTCTGGTTACATCCAGAGTAGTTTTTGTTGTATAGTAGTGTTAGGTTTCGTTTTCATGAAACACGGTTATTCCACAAGTGCTGTCGGTGTTGTGCTTTTTCAACTCAGAGGTTTGTAAAGTAAATAGCTTTTGCTTATACAagagaaacaaataaaagaaacagGATATGTTTTTTTGTCCTCTTGCAACCAAAATTTGAATGGTGCACGGTCTCTTTCAAGTTTTAGAACAATATTTTCGAATACATGATATAAAAGCCACAAGTTTTTTCTTGCATTCAACTTTATAAGTTTAAGTACTAAATTGCTGaataacaaattttaaatttgaaggtaacaatacattaaaaaaaatacactaCCAACATGGTATTTCAATCATAATCAACATCCAAAATCTTATCAAAAGAACCACCAACATCTCTATTAACAACAACACACTTAACAATCTGTCTCCACATCCCCATCTTAGGAACAAAACCCATCCTATCCATACCCCTAACACCCCACTCAACTTCCTCAACCAATCCCTCTTTACAAAACCCAAAAACCAAACCTTTAAACGAATCAAAACTAGGAACAAACCCCTTCAAAACCATCTTCTCAACAACCTCCTTAGCCTCCCCAAATCTCTTCAGCTCAATCAACCCATACAAAACATGTTGATAAGAACTTTCATTAGGATAACACCCATTCCTCATCATCCCATCTTCCAAAACCTCTTTAGCTTCATCCACTCTCCCTTTCCTCCTCAACCCACATATCAAAACATTGTAAACCATAACATCAACACAAATTTTCTCCCTTTTCATCACCTCCAACAACTCAAAAGCCTCATCCACATTCCCCTTCTCACACAACCCATGCATTAAAGTACAAAAAGTTCTCTCATTTCTTTGAATCCCCAGCTTAGGAAATTCATCAAACACCTTAAACGCAGCTTTCATCTCCCCCTGTTTACACAACCCTTTAATGATAATATTAAGACAACAAGCATCAATCTCGAATCCCAGCTTCGACGCCGAGGAATAAAGATTAAAAACAGCATCATGTAGTTTGTTATTAACCAATAGATTAAGAACAAAGTTGAATGTTTTTGAGGTTGGATAACAACCGAAACTCGGCATCATGAAGAGGGTTTCAAGGGCTTTATCAATTCTGTTAGCTTGATGGGCGTAGAGTttgatgagatggaagaagaaatCTTCTGTAAAGCGGTGCTTTTGATGAGGCTGGAGGGTTTTGAGGAGGGTGTCAATGGTGGAGAAGTGATGGGATTGGGCTAGTTTGGTGATGAGGGAAATGCAGAAGGGTTGGGTTGGGTTGTAGTCTTTGCGAGAGGAGTAGAGGTTGAAGAGAGTGAGGGAAGTGGAAGGGTCGGTTAAGGAGTTGATTAAGGTTGTTGCTTGTTTTGAGGTTAGCCAGTCTTTGTGGTGGAATCTGGATACGATGATGTTgtctttgttgtttttgtttgtgttaaGGTTTGTGTTTGGGGgtcgtgaagaagaagatgaagaaaagagTGACGATGAGTTTGGGGTTTTGTGGGAAGTTAGAGAAGGAAGGAGAGAACGCGTTCGGGAAAACATCTTTAGAAAAATGGAAAGAGAATGAGAGAATTCATGaagctatatatatatttttattataagaattattatttattattatttttattatttctctttGCTGTACACAAGAATCATGCATGAGAATCAGATCAAGGTCTATGCTTCTTCTTCTTCGCCGAGAGAAGCGGTTGAATTTGCAGGTGTCTTTTGAATGCCTCATTGAAAAGGATTCTAGCATGGAAGGCTTTGATAATTGGTAGCCATGCCAAAATAGCTATAGGTCCAAAAAGTACTATCCCCATTCCATAGTCAAATTCTCTAGCTAGTGCGCGCGTGAAGTCCCATAATCCTGTATGCTCGATTTTCGGCCTTACAGCTTGTGCAATCTAAACCATCGAAAGTATTACTCGGGTTAAGTCGAGAAAAAAACGAAAAAACAAGCAAGAAACTAAAGCCAGGAGTGCTAAAGATCGCGTTACCTGTATTAGTCCCCATGCAGTTGGCATGAATGCCATACAGCAAACAAAAAGGTCCGACACTGACAGTTGACATATGATTGAAAGAGTTATCGTGACGGCAATAACAGCCACAAACAGGATTGCTTTGAAAAATCTGAATCCAAGTTGATGATTAGCGCTAAGTTGGTTCCTTCCTATGTTGACAGCCTGCATGGACAATGGACATGTTTAACTTATGTGATTAGCATGCAATAGTATATAACACATTATTTGGTGACTAATGTTGTATTTTTCTTAATCATTGAGGCCGTAACGAGAAGTTACCTTCACCAAGACGAAAATTCCAAGAATCACGATCCATGAAAAGACGTAAACCAGCAAGTTTTTGCTTTGCTGAGTGATGTCAAGGTGATAGACCAAACCGTACTGATAGATGAAGAAACGGAGCGAAAGCAATATCTCGGCAAACCTGGAACCGAGAGTTGCTCGACGAAGATGAGCTTGTTCGTCGTACCACCAAGAATGCCAACTTTTATCCTGATGGATTCCCAATCCACCCTGTTGCCTGATCCATTTATTCCACTCTTTCCAATCATCTACCGCCTTTGTCCAGCTGAATCCGGCAGGGTTGAATAGAAAAGGTGCACATAACCAAGTCAAAGACATGAACCAAATCGCGTACGTTATCAACACGTATGTCATGCTACTTTGATAAGATTTCCTGAACATGTTATATACAATCAAAAGCAGCATTAGCTCGAACGCTTTAACAAAGTGACTTCTTGAATATAATCTATAGTTTTCGGTGAAGCTAGCGTGGAAAACAACTTTGCGTCCGGTCGGTCTGTACTTTGCGCCTCCGTGTAAAATTGTTCTGCCGTAGTAATGCGTTTTTGTTCCTAGGGAGAACGTGAAGAAAACGGCAGCTAGCTGCAACTGCATGAGGACAAAATCTTTAAGGGCTGTGAGGAAACCTCTCTCAAGACCGATCTCCATCATCATCGGTAAGCCGGTTAGAAGTCCAAGTTGTATAAATGATTGAGATGCAAGAGCTGTTTCTAAGGACTGTACATTCCTGATTCTTGCTTCAATGACAAGTGCTCTTTCTAAGCCACTAAGCACCAGGTATAACTGTCCATAGAGAAATACATATATTCCTAGTACCGATATCTGCGGAGCAGTTTCAATAGAATTTCGTATCAGTTAAAACTCATGGTACCGATGAATAATTATCATATCAAATGTCAAGCATCTAAACAGTAATGAATAGTCTCGAGAGAAGAAAACTACCAAGCTGCTGAAGTAAAATCCAATTGTAGTGAAGTAACAAGATAACATGCGGAAAAAATCGAACTGTCGTCCTAGGCGAAAAATGTCACGGCTTATAGTTTGCTCACTGTTTCCATTTGCAACCTTGGCTTCAAATTTTGAGATCGAGTTTAGACTTACATCGCGGCCTTTGCCAATTTGCAAGTATTCATGGTAGGAAATACATCCCCTTCTTAGAGTACAATTAAATCCTGCAATACATAAACATCATGTAGTTATCTTAATTGTTGACAATCAACATGTTGTTAAAGTCATGAAATCCTACCAGCAAAAACGTCTTCGCTCAAATTAATTGTTTTAGATGCTTTGCTTATTCCTCCTCTTGTAATGTGAAAAACTCGGTCGAATACATCTGGATGGCCATAGTGAAACCGCACCCTGAGAGGATTAGCCAGAAGCCTTTGACCAATTGTGACAAAGCTGGTCTCCTGATATGACATGAACCATGCCAGAGAAGACACACTGAAGTTGAAAAAGAATGGAGCATACTGTTTAGTGTACTAAACATCTCTTATTCTATATCGACATTTACGAGTAAAGAAATGACAATAATGAGTAGGGTGAAAAATCAATATGTGATCAAGAGGACCAACCTTCCTGTGAAAATATGTTCCCTTAAACCAAGTATTGTAGGAGGCCGCCGTCCCTGGCGCTTAAGAAATTCTTGCAGAAGGTTTCTCATTTTTAACGCTTCTTCCAAGTAGTTATCCTATAAATAAAGATAGTcatcagaacacaaaataaaaACGATCGGGATATATATAATATGATAGTATTTATACTTGGTTCATGTCGATTGTTTGGAGGGCTTCGCCGCGAGTGAATATTATCGCATTGTTTTGATTTTCCGGCTTCCCTTCTCCAAGCTGTGGTGGGCCTGGAAGTTTTATTTGATATATTGTCTGTAAAGAATATTAAGTATATCATATAATTTCATTGTTCAAATATTACAAAGACTAATTCTTTCGATGTTGCAAAACGATACCTGCTCGAAACCATTGACAACTTTAACCAGTTTAGAATAATATACTTTATGAGGTTTACCCTGCACAATCTCCTCCTTTTCCTCAACATAAGAAACACGAAGAGACGGATATCTGCAAGAAATACATGCATGAAAGAGTTATCATCTATCTTTACATATTTCATTTCAAGAAGCAAGTTATTTTTCTCCTTCTTTCGGAAAACCTCACCTTATCATTAAGTCAATTGTATCTTTATAACGAGGATCATTCATCGCCTTTTGTAACGCAAAGGATTGACAGGAAATGACATAGGTGTATTTCATGTCTGCTAATGCTTCTAGACGGGCAAATAACGCACGGTTACTACCCTTTTCAGCTGTCTCATAACCTTCAAGTATATCTTCATCTTCCGCCATGTCAAGAAATGCTTGCAATTTTAAGGCTTCGCTGTAGTACATCATCCCTCTAACTGAAAAAAATACGATAGCGATGATAAAAAAATTCCCTACGATTCTACGAGCATCTAGTTTAGAAAATAGTACGAAAACAAACCTGTTCTGCCTAGTGTCTGTCCCCTGAATGACGCCCACAATCTAAGCTCTTCTAATTTGTTTTCATCTTCTAAACTGTTCCGGTTTTCACAACACATTCGTTCCAAAAAGTTTTTCCATTCATCTATTTAAATCGGTATGATAAGCTATTAGGCGAGTTCCAAACTTCAAATAGAATGTTTAGTACTATTACATAAGCAAATTCTTATTCGTAACAACCTGGATATATCTTTTGCATGTAAAAGATGATGGAGTCATCTTCTTTTTCCGAACCAAGCTCCTTCATCGAAAAATTGATGTCCTCCATGTAGTGTGGTGTTATAACACTATCAAACCATGCTATATGTCAGAGTTCTGTGACCGAACTATAGAAATATAATAGCGTTTGTTGAATGCTCAGGACATTAGTTTACCTAAATGACATCATACTATGCACTTTTGGAGCGTCTGGCATATCGGTAAAGAGAGAAGTAGCGAAGAATGATATGCGCCTACGAGCATCTAAGTTTGCAGGAATGTCCATTGCCGTCTCTTTGACAGTAATTAATAAATGAAAACGCTTGATCTGTCACGAACAAGCTTGATTATGTTAGTATAATAAGAAGTGTAGAGTTCGCATAAAACTAGTCCTTAAGAAATGGAGAATGACAAGTATGCTAAATAAGAACTACCTTTTCCATCAGAGGGCCTTCTGGCAAGGGAAAATGGATACAACTTTCGTTGGAGAACGGAAAGGATTCGCTATTAATTTCCTCACGGGAAAATAATTGATCATCGTCTCTAAAATAGACGAAGCCGCACTCATTTTCTTCGGGAAAGTGGGATGTATCCAATGTTCTGTACTTATTAAACGAACAAATTAAAGATTGTAGCATAGTAATGCAGTAAAGGAGAACTAATTCTGAAGGATCAATACCTTGAATCGTCCATCATTTCATTCGTTACCAGTTCAAACATATCGAGTAAAGCCTTCGATACTTTGTGCCGATTGTCTTTATCTCCCTCAATCTTATAAAATTTCATAACAATTAGAAACGGAAATACTAATAGTCATTTTACAACTGTCCGTCCCTTGAGGTTACAATGTCAAGCTCTTGCGAGCGAACTGACGCCTCATGGACATGATTACTAGAAGTTTAGATTGAGAGGAAAATTACCAGAAGTTCGGCTAACTCAATGACCTTCTCATGTAGAGCTGGAAGAACTTTCATTTTGAAGTTCTTAAGAAGTGTTGTTTCTTCAATACTTTTTTCAATTTCGCTTAGTATATCGCGTATAATCCTAAACATACACATGTCGCCAAAACTATATTTCAGTACCAAAATCAAAGTTTTGTTGGGGACGGGAAGATTTTAACCCGAAAAATAATCCATTTTATTACCGTTTCTCCTGGCTGCCGACaataagaatgtcaagaacatatTTCAGTGACTGGTAGCATTCTCTTACAGCATAAAACATGTATTTGTCTTTTGTAATTCTTTTGGCAAGAATTTCTTCCTTTCCCTCAAAATCCTTAGCAATGGTCAAAGCTGTAGAAAACTAGAAATGTGTAGCAAGAAAAGTTCAATAATGAATGGAATATGCACACTGTTTTACTACAACAATCgataaaaataattgattaaacgTACATTACCTTGTTTGCCAAGAGAAAAATAGGCCAAAGAACCTTGCGAGAAAACAATTCCGAAGACACAGGCATCACCATTAAATCCATCTCTCTGCCGAACAAAAGTTAGTGTAAATTCGATAAAAAATTCAATATTACTCCAAAAGTAATTCCGTTACAACAAACTTTACCGGTTACTGATTAAGTCTTCGAGACGAAGATGGCTTATAATCTGATTCCATATTACGACAAATTTGGCAATAGCGTTTTTTTCGTCAGGAAGCTGTGACAAAGAAAAGTGTTGAACACGGTAGGAACAAATATATGCAAAACAAATTTATCTTACTATTGTTAATTTAGAATAAACCTTTTGAAATATATTGCTGAGGAAaccttttcttctctttttaccGCGTTTGGAAGATGGTGGATTCAGACAGACATCGAATGCGGCTGGTAAGTTGTCAAATCTACTTCTAAGCATTCCTTGTGTCCTAATCTATTTTCAGTTATGAAGGCGAGTGAATCATTTCGTTTTTCGGGAAGATAGAAATATAAAAGTAAATGAAAGAAACATAGATTACCTCGCCAAGGTGATGCAAAACTCCATAAACTCCACCGACTATTGTACAAAAAACCGAATACCAAATTTGCGTGTCCATAAAATATATCTGTAATAAACATAGAACTTAATGATGTTAACCATTCATCATTGATAGAAACTTACAATGCAAGAAATGTATGTTTTAAATGTATGATGCCGACTCACCATTACGACAGGGCTCCATACAGCTACAATTGCACCAGCATTATTTTTTACTGCAGCATGAGCAAACCTTTGTAACTTATCCATCGAATAATGTTACGAAAACAATTAGAAAATCTGCGTACCTCTTGGAAAAAGTTCATGCCATTCATACTTTCTTACACCAATTTTCATGATCTGTCGAGTTGGTTCTATGAGTGGTTTTATCTGCATATATTGACACGGCATTGTTCACTAAGAGTAAGTTTCTAACTAGGAAAATTCAATTAACACAACCTATAAATTTATAATCGAAATTCTGTTATTTTTCACCTCAAAACTGTAGCTGAACAAAAATTTACACGATAACACCGATATCCAAAACACCGTGTACCTTCATTGGAAGAAATTCAACATATTTATATAGATTTTGATTCAAATACACATTAAGAACAAGTCAACAAGGTAAGAGGATATACTTAAGAACAGAAACTTGGTCTTCTTGCATCCCTCGTCCGACATAGATTCTTGGCTGTACAATATATGACACTTGAGTTACAACGTTTTATGCCATGGATGCATGTTACAGTCAATTTCATACGCGTTGTAGGAGAATCAGACGAGATCTAAGCCAAAACTTACCTGAATCCACCAAGCCAAAACTTTGCATATCTTGTTATTAGAAACCTCGATATATTTTCCCATAGCAGGCACAAAAAATAACACAATTTCAGCTGCGTTACTAGTCAAGTATATCGCAGAGGCAACCATATAGGAAGTAAAGCACCATTCCTCAACCAAGCTTCCATACTTGGTGGAATAACAAGTATATTTTCGTCTTGAATTCGCATAGCACACAGGAAGAACGATGTTCCATATAATAGCAAATCCCAGCTTCACCACATGTTTCACCTTTTGCGAATGTTCCATCGTGTATCTGGTTTTCCATGTAAAGGCAATGTCTGATATCGCTGTAACAAATAATATACGAACTGTTTTTAGCGATGTAATAAGTGAAACTCCATCACTTAAGCAATTTCTTGGATAAC from Vicia villosa cultivar HV-30 ecotype Madison, WI linkage group LG4, Vvil1.0, whole genome shotgun sequence encodes the following:
- the LOC131596813 gene encoding pentatricopeptide repeat-containing protein At3g14580, mitochondrial-like, which translates into the protein MFSRTRSLLPSLTSHKTPNSSSLFSSSSSSRPPNTNLNTNKNNKDNIIVSRFHHKDWLTSKQATTLINSLTDPSTSLTLFNLYSSRKDYNPTQPFCISLITKLAQSHHFSTIDTLLKTLQPHQKHRFTEDFFFHLIKLYAHQANRIDKALETLFMMPSFGCYPTSKTFNFVLNLLVNNKLHDAVFNLYSSASKLGFEIDACCLNIIIKGLCKQGEMKAAFKVFDEFPKLGIQRNERTFCTLMHGLCEKGNVDEAFELLEVMKREKICVDVMVYNVLICGLRRKGRVDEAKEVLEDGMMRNGCYPNESSYQHVLYGLIELKRFGEAKEVVEKMVLKGFVPSFDSFKGLVFGFCKEGLVEEVEWGVRGMDRMGFVPKMGMWRQIVKCVVVNRDVGGSFDKILDVDYD
- the LOC131594574 gene encoding putative callose synthase 8; the encoded protein is MSEIVLAEPIHFEQGESSTSRQNHHEYQYDDSMAITTTTNSVTSSINGDYAAPFDSERLPTVFSSEIQRFLRVANLIEKDEPRVAYLCRVHAFVIAHNLDKNSSGRGVRQFKTSLLHRLEQDENATKKGGIGDIRELKRVYHVYRDYFTRNNKAFDLEQSYREKLINARMIASVLFEVLKAVTITPSNQALTEGNAIHKKTEFNILPLEQGGIQHAIMQQPEIKAAIAVIRNVRGLPPAQDFKKHGSFVDLFDFLQHCFGFQEANVANQREHLILLLANMQTRQTHNQTSALKLGEGGVDELMRKFFKNYTTWCKFLERKSNIRLPYVKQEAQQYKILYIGLYLLIWGEAANLRFMPECLCYIFHHMSYELHGVLSGDISFSTWEKVMPAYGGEPESFLNNVVTPIYKVIEKEVHNSKGGTTDHSAWRNYDDLNEYFWSPDCFGIGWPMREEDHDFFFVRTKDIVVSPVQKKEKKKSKKEEKKAEEDVQETVDENQEKRERHWLGKTNFVEIRSFWQIYRSFDRMWNFYIISLQAIIIIACHDLGSPLQLFDAAVFEDIISIFITSAILKLIQAISDIAFTWKTRYTMEHSQKVKHVVKLGFAIIWNIVLPVCYANSRRKYTCYSTKYGSLVEEWCFTSYMVASAIYLTSNAAEIVLFFVPAMGKYIEVSNNKICKVLAWWIQPRIYVGRGMQEDQVSVLKYTVFWISVLSCKFLFSYSFEIKPLIEPTRQIMKIGVRKYEWHELFPRVKNNAGAIVAVWSPVVMIYFMDTQIWYSVFCTIVGGVYGVLHHLGEIRTQGMLRSRFDNLPAAFDVCLNPPSSKRGKKRRKGFLSNIFQKLPDEKNAIAKFVVIWNQIISHLRLEDLISNREMDLMVMPVSSELFSRKVLWPIFLLANKFSTALTIAKDFEGKEEILAKRITKDKYMFYAVRECYQSLKYVLDILIVGSQEKRIIRDILSEIEKSIEETTLLKNFKMKVLPALHEKVIELAELLIEGDKDNRHKVSKALLDMFELVTNEMMDDSRTLDTSHFPEENECGFVYFRDDDQLFSREEINSESFPFSNESCIHFPLPEGPLMEKIKRFHLLITVKETAMDIPANLDARRRISFFATSLFTDMPDAPKVHSMMSFSVITPHYMEDINFSMKELGSEKEDDSIIFYMQKIYPDEWKNFLERMCCENRNSLEDENKLEELRLWASFRGQTLGRTVRGMMYYSEALKLQAFLDMAEDEDILEGYETAEKGSNRALFARLEALADMKYTYVISCQSFALQKAMNDPRYKDTIDLMIRYPSLRVSYVEEKEEIVQGKPHKVYYSKLVKVVNGFEQTIYQIKLPGPPQLGEGKPENQNNAIIFTRGEALQTIDMNQDNYLEEALKMRNLLQEFLKRQGRRPPTILGLREHIFTGSVSSLAWFMSYQETSFVTIGQRLLANPLRVRFHYGHPDVFDRVFHITRGGISKASKTINLSEDVFAGFNCTLRRGCISYHEYLQIGKGRDVSLNSISKFEAKVANGNSEQTISRDIFRLGRQFDFFRMLSCYFTTIGFYFSSLISVLGIYVFLYGQLYLVLSGLERALVIEARIRNVQSLETALASQSFIQLGLLTGLPMMMEIGLERGFLTALKDFVLMQLQLAAVFFTFSLGTKTHYYGRTILHGGAKYRPTGRKVVFHASFTENYRLYSRSHFVKAFELMLLLIVYNMFRKSYQSSMTYVLITYAIWFMSLTWLCAPFLFNPAGFSWTKAVDDWKEWNKWIRQQGGLGIHQDKSWHSWWYDEQAHLRRATLGSRFAEILLSLRFFIYQYGLVYHLDITQQSKNLLVYVFSWIVILGIFVLVKAVNIGRNQLSANHQLGFRFFKAILFVAVIAVTITLSIICQLSVSDLFVCCMAFMPTAWGLIQIAQAVRPKIEHTGLWDFTRALAREFDYGMGIVLFGPIAILAWLPIIKAFHARILFNEAFKRHLQIQPLLSAKKKKHRP